In one Bradyrhizobium sp. 4 genomic region, the following are encoded:
- a CDS encoding tripartite tricarboxylate transporter TctB family protein yields the protein MTTGDPVQPPQRVDRAGVVIAALLAGLAAVLVWDARGLQSTTMYGMGPEAMPVVIASGLALLAIGNLVDALRGHLPARESADPVPVVLILAGLALLIGIIGFGGGFILATSALFVTTSAAFGRRAVLVDSAIALVMSILIYLAFDRLLTLSLPAGPLERLL from the coding sequence ATGACCACAGGCGATCCGGTCCAGCCGCCGCAGCGCGTTGATCGCGCCGGCGTCGTCATTGCTGCGTTGCTCGCAGGTCTTGCCGCGGTGCTGGTCTGGGACGCGCGCGGCCTGCAATCGACCACGATGTACGGGATGGGGCCGGAAGCCATGCCGGTCGTGATCGCCTCCGGCCTCGCGCTGCTCGCGATCGGCAATCTCGTCGACGCGCTGCGCGGTCATTTGCCGGCGCGCGAGAGCGCCGATCCCGTGCCTGTGGTCTTGATCCTCGCTGGTCTTGCGCTGTTGATCGGCATCATCGGCTTCGGCGGCGGGTTCATCCTGGCGACGTCGGCGCTGTTCGTCACGACCTCGGCAGCATTTGGGCGTCGCGCCGTCCTCGTCGATTCCGCCATCGCCCTGGTGATGTCGATCCTCATTTATCTCGCGTTCGACCGCCTGTTGACGTTGAGCCTTCCGGCCGGCCCCCTGGAGCGACTGCTGTGA
- a CDS encoding tripartite tricarboxylate transporter permease: METFAALAHGMAVAVQPMNLLYALIGVFLGTAVGVLPGIGPALTVALLLPVTYKLDPGGSLIMFAGIYYGGMYGGSTTAILINTPGESASMATALEGNKMAKAGRGGPALATSAIGSFVAGTIATIGLAFLAPWLVDFAVRFGPEDYFALMCVAFVTVSATFGDSPIRGLTSLFIGLTLGLVGIDKLTGQARLAFGVPELLDGVEVTTLAVGLFAVGEALYVASRRHHTEEKLEPVRGSLWMTKEDWKRSWKPWLRGTMFGFPIGALPAGGAEIPTFLSYSCEKRLTKYPEEFGKGAIEGVAGPEAANNASAAGTLVPLLTLGLPTSATAAMMLAGFQQYGLNPGPLLFAERPDLVWGLIASLFIANCMLLVLNLPLVGLWVRLLAIPQPWLYAGILVFATMGTIAAKPSVVELSMLAGFGVLGFLMRRFDFPIAPVVVGLILGPIAESQLRRALAISLGDPMTLLQSPISATLLALALIALLAPFVLKGMGRFKANED, encoded by the coding sequence ATGGAAACTTTCGCGGCGCTGGCCCATGGCATGGCGGTCGCCGTCCAGCCGATGAATCTCCTCTACGCCCTGATCGGCGTGTTCCTCGGCACCGCCGTGGGCGTGCTGCCCGGCATCGGCCCGGCGTTGACGGTCGCGCTGCTGCTGCCGGTGACGTACAAGCTCGATCCCGGCGGTTCGCTGATCATGTTCGCCGGCATCTACTATGGCGGCATGTATGGCGGATCGACCACGGCCATCTTGATCAACACGCCCGGCGAGAGCGCCTCGATGGCGACGGCGCTCGAAGGCAACAAGATGGCCAAGGCCGGCCGCGGCGGGCCGGCGCTCGCGACCTCCGCGATCGGGTCCTTCGTCGCGGGCACGATCGCCACCATCGGGCTTGCCTTTCTCGCGCCGTGGCTGGTCGATTTCGCCGTGCGCTTTGGCCCGGAGGATTATTTCGCGCTGATGTGCGTCGCCTTCGTCACGGTGTCGGCGACCTTCGGCGATTCCCCGATCCGCGGCCTGACCAGCCTGTTCATCGGACTGACGTTGGGCCTCGTCGGCATCGACAAGCTGACCGGTCAGGCGCGGCTTGCGTTCGGAGTGCCCGAGCTGCTCGATGGCGTCGAGGTGACGACGCTCGCGGTCGGCCTGTTCGCGGTGGGCGAGGCGCTCTACGTCGCGTCGCGCCGCCACCACACCGAGGAGAAGCTCGAGCCGGTGCGCGGCTCGCTGTGGATGACCAAGGAAGACTGGAAGCGATCGTGGAAGCCGTGGCTGCGCGGCACCATGTTCGGCTTCCCGATCGGTGCGCTGCCTGCGGGCGGCGCGGAGATCCCGACCTTTTTGTCCTATTCCTGCGAGAAGCGGCTGACCAAATACCCCGAAGAATTCGGCAAGGGCGCGATCGAAGGCGTCGCAGGACCGGAGGCCGCCAACAACGCTTCGGCTGCGGGCACGCTGGTGCCGCTCCTGACGCTGGGATTGCCGACCTCGGCGACGGCCGCGATGATGTTGGCGGGGTTCCAGCAATACGGCCTCAACCCGGGGCCACTGCTGTTCGCCGAGCGGCCCGACCTCGTGTGGGGCCTGATTGCGAGCCTGTTCATCGCAAATTGCATGCTGCTGGTGCTCAATCTGCCGCTGGTTGGCCTGTGGGTGCGGCTGCTGGCGATCCCGCAACCGTGGCTCTATGCCGGCATCCTGGTGTTCGCGACCATGGGCACCATCGCCGCAAAGCCGTCGGTGGTCGAACTGTCGATGCTGGCCGGCTTCGGCGTGCTCGGCTTTTTGATGCGGCGGTTCGATTTTCCGATCGCGCCCGTCGTGGTCGGCCTGATCCTCGGCCCGATCGCCGAGAGCCAGCTGCGTCGCGCGCTCGCGATCAGCCTCGGCGATCCCATGACGCTGCTCCAGAGCCCGATCTCGGCGACGCTGCTTGCACTGGCGTTGATCGCGCTGCTGGCACCCTTCGTGCTGAAAGGGATGGGACGCTTCAAGGCGAACGAGGACTAG
- a CDS encoding NYN domain-containing protein, translating to MPSELRSPRLAVLIDADNASAKIADGLFEEIAKIGEASVRRIYGDFSNARSRGWADILSKHAIIPQQQFAYTTGKNASDITLVIDAMDLLHSGRFDGFCLVSSDSDFTRLAARIREQGIDVFGFGEQKTPESFRQACRRFVYTENLLPAPANTQDPASRSTSLQPLDAATPIIKKVITQMESEDGWVTLGEVGRQLANLASDFDPRTFGFRKLSDLVRKTNSFEIDEQNGRSMRIRVKPAAAPAPRRRNSRRPARPAAAGGSTPKA from the coding sequence ATGCCGTCAGAGCTCCGTTCGCCCCGTCTCGCTGTCCTGATTGATGCCGACAATGCTTCGGCAAAGATCGCCGATGGACTCTTCGAGGAGATTGCCAAGATCGGCGAGGCCAGCGTTCGCCGCATCTACGGCGACTTCTCCAATGCCAGGTCGAGGGGCTGGGCCGACATCCTGTCGAAGCACGCCATCATCCCGCAGCAGCAGTTTGCCTATACGACCGGCAAGAATGCTTCGGACATCACCTTGGTCATCGACGCGATGGACCTGCTTCACAGCGGCCGTTTCGACGGCTTTTGCCTGGTGTCCTCGGACAGCGATTTTACCCGTCTCGCCGCCCGAATCCGGGAGCAGGGCATCGATGTCTTTGGGTTCGGCGAACAGAAGACGCCGGAGAGCTTCCGGCAGGCCTGTCGAAGGTTCGTCTACACGGAGAACCTGCTTCCCGCGCCGGCGAACACCCAGGACCCCGCCTCGAGATCGACGTCGCTTCAGCCGCTCGATGCCGCAACCCCCATCATCAAGAAGGTCATCACCCAGATGGAGAGCGAGGACGGCTGGGTGACGCTCGGGGAAGTCGGTCGCCAACTTGCCAATCTCGCGTCCGATTTCGATCCTAGAACGTTCGGCTTCCGCAAACTGAGCGACCTCGTGCGAAAGACCAATTCCTTTGAGATCGACGAGCAGAACGGGAGGTCGATGCGGATTCGGGTCAAGCCCGCTGCCGCACCGGCCCCGCGAAGGCGGAACTCGCGCAGACCCGCGAGGCCGGCGGCGGCAGGCGGTTCGACGCCTAAGGCGTAA
- a CDS encoding adenine deaminase C-terminal domain-containing protein has protein sequence MTRLTRFAVAPLHSMTRRLADVASARVAPDLVVTGARVLSTYSERIHQGREVWITGGRIAAVKPAGTAKKAWSGVTTYDAAGGIIAPGLVDPHIHIESSMVTACAYAEAALLNGTTTIFCDSHEIGNVMDVAGVEAMLEDAREAPLSIFLTVPSTVPATSAALETAGGDLTPDKIAGLFDRWPEAVALGEKMDFVPVTMGDERSHAILAAALKRGRPVSGHVYGREFVAAYAASGVTDTHEAIDRDIADDLLDAGVWVFLRGGPPTTPWHSLPQAIRTITELGASHKRTAVCTDDRDADDLLLFGLDWVVREAVKAGMSPEQAWSMGSLHGATRFNMDSDIGGLGGGRRADLVLMHDNLKPQCTWYGGELVVENRKITPRLDQALSQRYQYPQAAYATVKLPEKLKLTPKLPAKACTVNAIKTALPGITLIHEKIAIEPAKDWPTLFARYGLCFVTVVERHGKSAGNVAYGLLKDFGLKRGAVASSVGHDSHNIIVAGTNEADMQVAVAAIKEQQGAVCLVADGKVRALVPLPIAGLLSDKRVTEVAEEVKVLKKEWAEAGCTIPYMGFNLIPLSVIPEIRITDKGLVLVPQMQLAPLFE, from the coding sequence ATGACCAGACTTACCCGCTTCGCCGTCGCACCGTTGCATTCGATGACCCGGCGTCTCGCCGATGTGGCCTCGGCCCGTGTCGCGCCGGATCTCGTCGTCACCGGCGCGCGCGTGCTCTCGACCTATTCGGAGCGCATCCATCAGGGACGTGAGGTCTGGATCACCGGCGGCCGCATTGCGGCGGTGAAGCCGGCTGGAACGGCCAAGAAGGCCTGGAGCGGCGTCACGACCTACGATGCCGCTGGCGGCATTATCGCGCCGGGCCTAGTTGATCCGCACATCCACATCGAATCCTCGATGGTGACGGCCTGCGCCTATGCCGAAGCCGCCCTGCTCAACGGCACCACCACGATCTTCTGCGACAGCCACGAGATCGGCAACGTCATGGACGTCGCCGGCGTCGAGGCGATGCTGGAGGACGCGCGCGAGGCGCCGTTGTCGATCTTTTTGACCGTGCCAAGCACGGTGCCGGCCACCTCAGCCGCACTCGAGACCGCGGGTGGCGACCTCACGCCCGACAAGATCGCCGGCCTGTTCGACCGTTGGCCGGAAGCGGTCGCGCTCGGCGAGAAGATGGACTTTGTGCCTGTCACCATGGGGGACGAGCGAAGCCACGCCATCCTCGCCGCCGCCCTGAAGCGCGGGCGCCCGGTGTCCGGTCATGTTTATGGCCGCGAGTTCGTTGCGGCCTATGCGGCGAGCGGCGTCACCGATACGCACGAGGCGATCGACCGCGACATCGCCGACGATTTGCTCGATGCCGGCGTCTGGGTGTTCCTGCGCGGAGGACCGCCGACCACACCCTGGCACTCGCTGCCGCAGGCGATCCGGACCATCACCGAGCTCGGGGCCTCGCATAAGCGCACCGCAGTATGCACCGACGATCGCGACGCCGACGATCTCCTGCTGTTTGGGCTCGATTGGGTGGTGCGCGAAGCCGTGAAGGCGGGAATGTCGCCGGAGCAGGCTTGGTCGATGGGATCGCTGCATGGCGCCACGCGCTTCAACATGGACAGCGATATCGGCGGGCTCGGCGGCGGCCGCCGTGCCGATCTGGTGCTGATGCACGACAATCTGAAGCCGCAATGCACCTGGTACGGCGGCGAGCTGGTGGTCGAGAACCGCAAGATCACGCCGCGGCTCGATCAGGCATTGTCGCAGCGATATCAATACCCGCAGGCGGCCTACGCGACTGTGAAGCTGCCGGAGAAGCTGAAGCTGACGCCGAAGCTGCCGGCGAAGGCCTGCACCGTCAATGCCATCAAGACCGCGTTGCCCGGCATCACGCTGATCCATGAGAAGATCGCGATCGAGCCCGCAAAGGACTGGCCGACGCTGTTTGCGCGCTACGGCCTGTGCTTTGTCACGGTGGTCGAGCGCCATGGCAAATCGGCCGGCAATGTCGCCTATGGCCTGTTGAAGGACTTTGGCCTGAAGCGCGGCGCGGTCGCCTCCAGCGTCGGGCACGACAGCCACAACATCATCGTTGCCGGCACCAACGAGGCTGACATGCAGGTCGCGGTCGCCGCCATCAAGGAGCAACAGGGCGCCGTCTGCCTCGTCGCTGACGGAAAGGTGAGGGCGCTGGTGCCGTTGCCGATCGCTGGGCTCTTGTCCGACAAACGCGTCACGGAGGTGGCGGAAGAGGTCAAAGTGCTGAAGAAGGAATGGGCGGAAGCTGGCTGCACCATCCCCTACATGGGCTTCAATTTGATTCCGCTATCGGTCATTCCGGAAATTCGTATCACCGACAAGGGTCTCGTGCTGGTGCCGCAGATGCAGCTGGCGCCGCTGTTCGAGTGA
- the gcl gene encoding glyoxylate carboligase has translation MAKMRAIDAAVRILEKEGISTAFGVPGAAINPLYSALKKRGSIRHILARHVEGASHMAEGYTRAKAGNIGVCIGTSGPAGTDMITGLYSAIADSIPILCITGQAPRARLYKEDFQAVDIESIAKPVTKWAVTVREPALVPRVFSQAFHVMRSGRPGPVLIDMPLDVQLAEIEFDDETYEPLPVYKPTATRKQVEKALEMLNAAERPLIVAGGGVINADASDLLVEFAEIANVPVVPTLMGWGAIPDDHVLMAGMVGLQTSHRYGNATMLESDFVLGIGNRWANRHTGSVETYTKGRTFVHVDIEPTQIGRVFNPDLGIVSDAKAALELFVAVAREWRRSGRLRERQAWPASCRDRKKTMLRKSHFDNVPIKPQRVYEEMTKAFGRDTCYVTVIGLSQIAGAQFLGVYKPRNWINAGQAGPLGWTLPAALGVRAACPDRDIVALSGDYDFQFLIEELAVGAQFNLPYIHVVVNNSYLGLIRQAQRGFDMDYHVQLSFENINAPELGGYGVDHVAVAEGLGCKAIRVTDPKDAQAAFATAREWMAKYRVPVMVEFILERVTNIAMGTEIDNVVEFEEVLDLPLDEVATARPGVLQPAE, from the coding sequence ATGGCGAAGATGCGAGCCATCGATGCTGCCGTGCGAATTCTGGAGAAGGAAGGTATCTCGACTGCCTTTGGCGTTCCCGGGGCGGCGATCAATCCGCTTTACTCAGCGCTGAAGAAGCGCGGCTCGATCCGCCATATCCTGGCGCGGCATGTCGAAGGCGCCTCGCACATGGCCGAGGGCTATACGCGGGCCAAGGCAGGCAATATCGGCGTCTGCATCGGAACCTCGGGGCCGGCCGGGACCGACATGATCACCGGGCTCTATTCGGCGATCGCCGATTCCATCCCGATCCTCTGCATCACCGGGCAGGCGCCGCGCGCGCGGCTCTACAAGGAGGATTTCCAGGCCGTCGATATCGAGTCGATCGCAAAGCCCGTGACCAAATGGGCGGTGACGGTGCGCGAGCCGGCGCTGGTGCCCCGCGTGTTCAGCCAGGCGTTTCACGTGATGCGCTCGGGAAGGCCCGGCCCGGTCCTGATCGACATGCCGCTCGACGTGCAGCTCGCCGAAATCGAGTTCGACGACGAGACCTATGAGCCACTGCCCGTCTACAAGCCGACCGCGACCCGCAAGCAGGTCGAGAAGGCGCTGGAGATGCTCAACGCGGCCGAACGTCCGCTGATCGTCGCGGGTGGCGGCGTGATCAACGCCGACGCCTCGGATTTGCTGGTGGAATTCGCCGAGATCGCCAATGTGCCGGTCGTGCCGACGCTGATGGGGTGGGGGGCCATCCCCGACGACCACGTGCTGATGGCCGGCATGGTCGGTCTTCAGACCAGCCATCGTTACGGCAATGCCACCATGCTCGAATCCGATTTTGTGCTCGGCATCGGCAACCGCTGGGCAAACCGCCACACCGGCTCGGTCGAGACCTACACCAAGGGTCGCACCTTCGTGCACGTGGATATCGAGCCGACCCAGATCGGGCGCGTGTTCAATCCCGACCTCGGCATCGTCTCGGACGCGAAGGCGGCGCTCGAACTGTTCGTCGCCGTCGCCAGGGAGTGGCGCCGCTCAGGCAGGTTGCGCGAGCGCCAGGCGTGGCCCGCTTCCTGCCGGGACCGCAAGAAGACGATGTTGCGCAAGAGCCATTTCGACAACGTCCCGATCAAGCCCCAGCGCGTCTACGAGGAGATGACCAAGGCGTTTGGCCGCGACACCTGCTACGTCACCGTGATCGGCCTTTCGCAAATCGCCGGTGCGCAGTTCCTGGGTGTCTACAAGCCGCGCAACTGGATCAATGCCGGGCAGGCGGGGCCGCTCGGCTGGACCCTACCTGCGGCGCTCGGCGTGCGCGCGGCGTGCCCGGATCGCGATATCGTCGCGCTCTCGGGCGACTACGACTTCCAGTTCCTGATCGAGGAGCTCGCGGTCGGGGCGCAGTTCAACCTGCCCTACATCCACGTCGTCGTGAACAATTCCTATCTCGGCCTGATCCGCCAGGCCCAGCGCGGCTTCGACATGGACTATCACGTCCAGCTCTCCTTTGAGAACATCAACGCGCCCGAGCTCGGCGGCTACGGCGTCGATCACGTCGCCGTCGCCGAAGGGCTCGGCTGCAAGGCGATCCGCGTCACCGATCCCAAGGACGCGCAGGCCGCGTTCGCCACCGCACGCGAATGGATGGCGAAGTACCGCGTGCCTGTGATGGTCGAGTTCATTCTCGAGCGCGTCACCAACATCGCGATGGGCACGGAAATCGACAACGTCGTCGAGTTCGAGGAGGTGCTGGACCTGCCGCTCGACGAGGTGGCGACCGCGCGGCCGGGCGTGCTGCAGCCGGCGGAATAG
- the hyi gene encoding hydroxypyruvate isomerase, with product MPKFAANLTMLFNEMPFMDRFAAAKAAGFSGIEYLFPYDFEKAQLREQLDSLGLTQVLHNLPAGNWAASERGIAILPDRVSEFRDGVFRAIDYAKALDCEQLNCLVGIAPVDADPRELNETLVGNLRFAASTLARENIKLLVEPINTLDIPGFFLNGTEQAVQLISEVRSNNLFIQYDIYHMQIMEGDLARTMQEYLPQIAHIQLADNPGRHEPGTGEINYPFLFRHLDAIGYRGWIGCEYKPRTTTLDGLSWHAAQTFET from the coding sequence ATGCCGAAATTCGCCGCCAACCTCACCATGCTCTTCAACGAGATGCCGTTCATGGACCGTTTCGCCGCGGCCAAAGCGGCGGGCTTTTCCGGGATTGAGTACCTCTTCCCCTATGATTTCGAGAAGGCGCAGTTGCGCGAGCAGCTCGACAGCCTTGGGCTGACGCAGGTGCTGCACAATCTGCCGGCCGGCAATTGGGCCGCGAGCGAGCGCGGCATCGCGATCCTGCCGGATCGTGTCAGCGAGTTCAGGGACGGCGTGTTTCGCGCCATCGACTATGCCAAGGCGCTCGATTGCGAGCAGCTCAATTGCCTCGTCGGCATCGCGCCTGTCGATGCCGATCCGCGTGAGCTCAACGAAACGCTGGTCGGGAATCTGCGCTTTGCGGCGTCGACCCTGGCGCGGGAGAACATCAAGCTTCTGGTCGAGCCGATCAACACGCTCGACATTCCCGGCTTCTTCCTGAACGGCACCGAGCAGGCCGTGCAGCTGATCTCCGAGGTGCGCTCGAACAATCTGTTCATCCAGTACGATATCTACCACATGCAGATCATGGAGGGCGATCTCGCCCGTACCATGCAGGAATATCTCCCGCAGATCGCGCACATCCAGCTCGCCGATAATCCCGGCCGCCACGAGCCCGGCACGGGCGAGATCAACTATCCCTTCCTGTTCCGCCATCTCGACGCGATCGGGTATCGCGGCTGGATCGGTTGCGAATACAAGCCGCGCACCACGACGCTGGACGGCCTGTCCTGGCACGCGGCGCAGACTTTCGAGACCTGA
- a CDS encoding 2-hydroxy-3-oxopropionate reductase codes for MIDIGFIGLGTMGRPMAGHLLAAGHRVLLHDVGPVAPELIAAGGVVCKSSKEVAEEADAVIIMVPDTPQVEAVLFGKDGVAGGISKGEIVVDMSSISPLATKEFAKKIEALGADYLDAPVSGGEVGAKAASLTIMVGGPERAFNTMKPIFDRMGKNVTRVGANGDGQTTKVANQIIVALTIEAVSEALLFASKAGADPALVRQALMGGFASSRILEVHGERMVKRNFDPGFRIELHQKDLNLALEGARALGLSLPSTAVAQQLFSSCAAHGGKGWDHSAMVRALELMAGHEIAAA; via the coding sequence ATGATCGACATCGGCTTTATCGGACTTGGCACCATGGGACGGCCGATGGCCGGTCATCTTCTGGCCGCAGGCCATCGCGTTCTCCTGCACGATGTCGGGCCGGTCGCACCCGAGCTGATCGCCGCCGGCGGCGTTGTCTGCAAGTCAAGCAAGGAGGTTGCGGAGGAGGCGGATGCGGTCATCATCATGGTGCCGGATACCCCGCAGGTGGAGGCCGTGCTGTTTGGCAAGGACGGCGTCGCGGGCGGCATTTCCAAGGGCGAGATCGTGGTCGACATGAGCTCGATCTCGCCGCTGGCGACCAAGGAGTTTGCGAAGAAGATCGAGGCGCTCGGCGCGGACTATCTCGACGCACCGGTGTCAGGCGGGGAGGTCGGTGCCAAGGCGGCAAGCCTCACCATCATGGTCGGTGGCCCCGAGCGCGCCTTCAACACCATGAAGCCGATCTTCGACAGGATGGGAAAGAACGTCACCCGGGTCGGCGCCAATGGCGACGGCCAGACCACGAAGGTCGCCAACCAGATCATCGTCGCGTTGACGATCGAGGCGGTCAGCGAAGCGCTGCTGTTCGCGTCGAAAGCCGGTGCGGATCCGGCGCTGGTGCGGCAGGCCCTGATGGGCGGCTTTGCGTCTTCGCGGATTCTCGAAGTGCATGGCGAGCGCATGGTGAAGCGCAATTTCGATCCCGGCTTCCGCATCGAGCTGCACCAGAAGGATCTTAACCTCGCGCTTGAAGGCGCCCGCGCGCTCGGCCTGTCGCTGCCGAGCACCGCAGTGGCGCAGCAACTGTTCTCGTCCTGCGCCGCGCATGGCGGCAAGGGCTGGGACCATTCGGCGATGGTGCGCGCGCTGGAACTGATGGCGGGGCACGAGATCGCCGCGGCCTGA
- a CDS encoding DUF1236 domain-containing protein: MKTRLAISLAAASLLASSAAFAQSTTEEGARNGARAGGDIGGPVGAMVGGTVGAAVGAGLEIPNAILGGIPRDDSVVVHERVVVGEPLPPTVVLRPVPNYTEYRYAVVNDRRVIVEPRTRRVVKIID, translated from the coding sequence ATGAAAACCCGTCTTGCGATTTCGTTGGCTGCCGCGTCGCTGCTGGCGTCGAGTGCAGCCTTTGCTCAGTCGACGACCGAAGAGGGCGCCAGGAACGGCGCACGCGCGGGCGGCGACATCGGCGGTCCGGTCGGTGCGATGGTCGGTGGTACCGTCGGTGCAGCCGTGGGCGCCGGCCTTGAAATTCCGAACGCGATCCTGGGCGGAATTCCGCGTGATGATTCCGTCGTGGTTCACGAGCGCGTCGTGGTCGGCGAGCCCCTGCCGCCGACCGTGGTGCTGCGGCCCGTGCCGAACTACACCGAGTATCGCTATGCGGTCGTGAACGATCGCCGCGTGATCGTGGAGCCGCGCACGCGCCGCGTCGTCAAGATCATCGACTGA
- a CDS encoding VanZ family protein, translated as MSILVRSSAWLLAAAVAFATLGPPGLRPHSDLGQDGEHALAFVLVGLAFGLAYPRRRLSATAIAVVLIGLLELMQFWAPGRHARLEDFLVDAGTTCIGFALATVADWALTRFRANSALTSQGPAE; from the coding sequence ATGTCCATTTTGGTTCGCTCCTCTGCCTGGCTGCTTGCCGCCGCCGTCGCCTTTGCAACCCTCGGCCCGCCCGGCCTGCGGCCCCATTCCGACCTTGGCCAGGACGGTGAACACGCCCTCGCCTTCGTCCTGGTGGGACTAGCCTTCGGCCTCGCCTATCCGCGCCGCCGCCTGTCGGCTACAGCCATCGCTGTGGTGCTGATCGGCCTGCTCGAACTGATGCAATTCTGGGCACCGGGACGACATGCGCGGCTGGAGGACTTTCTGGTCGATGCCGGCACCACCTGCATCGGCTTCGCCCTCGCGACCGTCGCCGATTGGGCCTTGACGCGGTTTCGCGCAAATTCGGCCCTGACGAGCCAAGGCCCCGCGGAGTGA
- a CDS encoding thiamine pyrophosphate-dependent enzyme: protein MNTDARNTKVMNRFDVTSRLIAKLEHEEAVIGGIGNTNFDLWAAGHRPQNFYMLGSMGLAFPIALGVALAQPDRRVFALEGDGSLLMQLGALSTIAALKPKNLTMIVMDNGIYQITGAQPTPAANVADIVAIATGSGLTNSAWAADEEDFERLVEEAMSAGEPSLIAVRIDDKSGVGATRRDPVQIRERFMHGLGVREPL from the coding sequence ATGAATACAGACGCGCGCAACACCAAAGTGATGAACCGCTTCGACGTCACCTCGCGCCTGATCGCGAAACTCGAGCACGAGGAAGCCGTGATCGGCGGCATCGGCAACACCAATTTCGACCTCTGGGCCGCCGGCCACCGTCCGCAGAATTTCTACATGCTCGGCAGCATGGGGCTCGCCTTCCCGATCGCGCTGGGCGTGGCGCTGGCGCAGCCGGACCGGCGCGTCTTCGCGCTCGAAGGCGACGGCTCGCTGCTGATGCAGCTCGGCGCGCTCTCGACGATTGCGGCGTTGAAGCCGAAGAACCTCACCATGATCGTAATGGACAACGGCATCTATCAGATCACCGGCGCGCAGCCGACACCGGCCGCGAACGTGGCTGACATCGTCGCCATCGCGACCGGCTCCGGGCTTACCAACAGCGCCTGGGCCGCGGACGAGGAGGATTTCGAGCGTCTGGTCGAAGAAGCCATGTCGGCCGGCGAGCCGAGCCTGATCGCCGTTCGTATCGATGACAAGTCTGGCGTCGGCGCCACCCGACGCGACCCCGTACAAATCCGGGAACGCTTCATGCACGGCCTGGGCGTGCGTGAGCCGCTTTAA
- a CDS encoding thiamine pyrophosphate-binding protein, with protein sequence MAIAEQQTSSEAAQTSSDKSWHGIVLQTLKRNEISLVPYVPDRVLTPLIKNLHADPFFTTFATAREEEAVGIVSGAWMGGRRGAVLMQTSGFATLANVLASLAVPYQIPLIMFVSERGTLGEFNYGQSLVCRTMRPVLDSLALEHHTITRLDELEFIADRSIKQAMTTQAPVALILNPLLTGGKVFDK encoded by the coding sequence ATGGCGATTGCGGAGCAACAGACCTCGTCCGAGGCGGCGCAGACCTCCAGCGACAAGAGCTGGCACGGCATCGTCCTGCAAACCCTGAAGCGGAACGAGATCAGCCTCGTCCCTTACGTGCCCGACCGCGTGCTGACGCCGCTGATCAAGAACCTGCACGCCGATCCGTTCTTCACCACCTTTGCCACCGCCCGCGAGGAGGAGGCCGTCGGCATCGTCTCGGGCGCCTGGATGGGCGGACGGCGCGGTGCGGTGCTGATGCAGACCTCGGGCTTTGCGACGCTCGCCAACGTGCTGGCCTCGCTCGCGGTGCCCTACCAGATTCCGCTGATCATGTTCGTGTCCGAACGCGGCACGCTCGGCGAATTCAACTACGGCCAGTCACTGGTCTGCCGCACCATGCGTCCGGTGCTGGATTCTCTGGCGCTGGAGCATCACACCATCACCCGGCTCGACGAGCTCGAATTCATTGCCGACCGCTCGATCAAGCAGGCCATGACGACGCAGGCGCCGGTCGCGCTGATCCTCAACCCGCTGCTCACGGGCGGCAAGGTGTTCGACAAGTGA